A part of Desulfobacter sp. genomic DNA contains:
- a CDS encoding transferase, which translates to MSQLSRLNDRIISRVNVNLAEFEFDTEDFVMNTLDHEKMLKFYAFYGITAHHPIYFHFKNSNIAGSYFLGKCIVSRSAIYKSDVRGDELKRKGDNIKCAKQIPLVEDEIIFIRDSLLYKTLVHSNSHNPECPEEFGIRNTVSAHYANIHGSTLEGCFLGPFSTVDLMNLHSCIVGEFSYVQVGELFHRRIDPGTVWIRSDDFEFKFRFQKGVLDDYIGVNDSHQPRGIIYDFVSEKEADYERLFEVMEIEPIKAPESSAVNRYAVIKPKSEIGENVLVSQRAYLDNARMGNGSNAQENTYIVNSHLEGMNVTAHGGKIINAFVGLKTFVGFNSFLYGKEDARLTIGKGCIVMPHTIIDINEPLDIPENRLVWGHIRSANDLPTNSLSLDEVKGIRGSETIGNMTFTGSGEEFVDAFASRIEHILEANGAYCNYDGELSGHAQDDQQIAFNTLQPYRSGENAGIYPSIRIKP; encoded by the coding sequence ATGAGTCAGTTAAGTCGTCTTAATGATAGAATTATCAGCCGGGTCAACGTGAATCTTGCAGAGTTTGAGTTCGATACGGAAGATTTTGTGATGAACACCCTTGACCATGAGAAGATGCTCAAGTTTTATGCCTTTTACGGGATCACCGCCCATCATCCCATTTATTTTCACTTTAAAAATTCCAATATTGCCGGCAGTTATTTTCTGGGTAAATGTATTGTCAGCCGGTCCGCCATCTATAAAAGTGATGTGAGGGGGGATGAACTGAAGCGGAAAGGGGATAACATCAAATGTGCCAAGCAGATTCCCCTGGTCGAGGATGAAATTATTTTTATCCGTGACAGCCTTCTGTATAAGACCTTGGTCCATTCCAATTCGCACAACCCTGAATGCCCGGAGGAATTCGGTATCCGGAATACCGTTTCTGCCCATTATGCCAATATCCACGGCTCCACCCTGGAAGGCTGTTTTCTCGGTCCCTTTTCCACGGTGGACCTGATGAACCTTCATTCATGCATCGTGGGTGAATTTTCCTATGTTCAGGTCGGGGAGCTGTTTCACCGGAGAATTGATCCCGGGACCGTCTGGATCAGGAGCGATGATTTTGAATTTAAGTTCCGGTTTCAGAAAGGGGTGCTGGACGATTATATCGGCGTCAATGATTCCCATCAGCCCAGGGGGATCATTTATGACTTTGTAAGCGAAAAGGAAGCCGATTACGAGCGGCTTTTTGAGGTGATGGAGATAGAACCCATCAAGGCGCCGGAAAGCTCCGCCGTCAACCGGTATGCGGTGATAAAGCCCAAATCGGAGATCGGAGAAAATGTCCTGGTTTCCCAGCGGGCCTATCTGGACAATGCCCGGATGGGCAACGGATCCAATGCCCAGGAAAATACCTATATTGTCAATTCCCATCTTGAAGGGATGAATGTGACGGCCCACGGCGGCAAAATCATCAATGCCTTTGTGGGCCTGAAAACCTTTGTGGGCTTCAACTCCTTCCTATATGGAAAGGAAGATGCCAGGCTCACCATCGGCAAGGGCTGCATTGTCATGCCACATACCATCATCGATATTAACGAACCCCTGGATATACCGGAAAACAGGCTGGTCTGGGGGCATATCCGGTCCGCCAACGACCTGCCCACCAATAGCCTGTCACTGGATGAAGTCAAGGGTATCCGGGGAAGCGAAACCATCGGCAACATGACCTTTACCGGCTCTGGTGAAGAGTTTGTCGACGCCTTTGCGTCACGCATTGAGCATATCCTGGAAGCCAACGGCGCCTATTGCAATTATGATGGCGAACTCAGCGGCCATGCCCAGGATGACCAGCAGATTGCCTTTAACACCCTTCAGCCCTACCGGTCCGGAGAGAATGCTGGCATCTACCCGTCAATCCGCATCAAACCCTGA
- a CDS encoding OmpH family outer membrane protein: MKGKMMVKKGTCNGVLFLVILIISVLGASLCSASSLWASGGKVGYINLQRLVKESKMGKAASADIDRLREQKQAQITEKLRKINQIKIDLEANDELLKDEEKKDRIDSLNSLIKEYKRMVADAKEAIKKQDRDLVAEILKKADGALKKVAKKKKYDIILKDPNAIGFLNPDVDITDAVLKELNKG; this comes from the coding sequence ATGAAAGGAAAAATGATGGTCAAAAAGGGAACCTGTAACGGGGTTTTGTTTCTTGTAATTTTAATTATTTCCGTCCTGGGGGCCTCGCTTTGTTCGGCGTCCAGCCTCTGGGCCAGCGGCGGTAAGGTGGGTTATATCAACCTGCAGCGCCTTGTAAAAGAATCCAAAATGGGCAAGGCCGCCTCAGCCGACATTGACCGGCTCCGGGAGCAAAAGCAGGCGCAGATCACAGAGAAACTGCGAAAGATCAACCAGATCAAAATTGATCTTGAAGCCAATGATGAACTGCTCAAGGACGAGGAAAAAAAGGACAGGATCGATTCTCTCAACAGTTTGATCAAAGAGTACAAGCGGATGGTGGCCGACGCCAAAGAGGCAATCAAAAAGCAGGACCGGGATCTTGTGGCCGAAATTCTGAAAAAAGCCGACGGCGCCCTTAAAAAAGTAGCCAAGAAGAAGAAATACGATATTATACTCAAGGACCCAAACGCCATCGGATTTCTTAATCCCGATGTGGATATCACCGATGCCGTTCTCAAGGAACTGAATAAAGGATAG
- a CDS encoding putative porin, with amino-acid sequence MKRKGVVRRLRVLPVWVILMVALSWGTGVAGQAGDGSDMNTTEALIELLKAKGVIDEAEAKGFLERHKLKTKASQQVIEILPRKNKDAYMKELTENVTQNVTRQINEVRKDSVSSNQYLARRSVLLEQEVEKLSDALEKEKTVRRNSWSERIRFGGDIRVRHESVLLDSDNALNIEDKNNPGTFMNTTNDKNRQRIRLRVGMKAKIIKAKDVSELFGLREHEKIHVGEVDAEIRVATGSVGNPVSTNHTLGDDSDSRSDIVLDRANLKWSYKPREEVWGGKFPQASATFGIMENPWFTASSLVWDSDLAFEGVALNFRTDTVKINPFKAFLTMGYFPIQESEWSQDDKYLLGAQAGISHKPFYGWQYKLAAAYYDYYNVEGSPFTGDRFESDLREMQHMTPKFRQKGNSDFQMDNTNESEKYDGLGLLADFELLNLTGQLTNTFFWPVHVTVYWDWVKNLGYDSAKMAEKSSLVSTTAVSAADIEEASGDTGYQLGLRVGYPKVRDRGQWSLSLAYRYVESDAVLDAFTDSDFHMGGTNNKGFIFEGELGLFKNVWLKARWMSANEITDMQEDELLHLAPQDEDLAVDTFQLDLNAAF; translated from the coding sequence TTGAAACGAAAAGGTGTGGTTCGCAGGCTCCGGGTGCTCCCGGTATGGGTGATATTAATGGTGGCACTGTCGTGGGGCACAGGTGTTGCCGGACAGGCAGGGGACGGTTCGGATATGAACACCACAGAGGCGCTGATTGAATTGTTAAAGGCCAAAGGGGTGATTGACGAGGCGGAAGCCAAAGGTTTTTTAGAACGGCACAAGCTTAAGACCAAAGCCAGCCAGCAGGTGATCGAGATTCTTCCAAGGAAAAATAAAGACGCCTATATGAAAGAATTGACTGAAAATGTAACCCAAAATGTGACGAGGCAAATTAATGAGGTCAGGAAGGATTCAGTATCTTCTAACCAGTATCTTGCGAGACGATCGGTCCTTTTGGAACAGGAGGTGGAAAAACTTTCAGACGCATTGGAAAAGGAAAAAACGGTCAGGAGAAATTCCTGGTCCGAGCGGATCCGGTTCGGCGGGGATATCCGGGTTCGGCATGAATCCGTCCTGCTTGACAGTGATAATGCGTTGAATATTGAGGATAAAAACAATCCAGGGACCTTCATGAATACAACCAATGATAAAAACAGGCAGCGTATTCGCCTGAGAGTCGGCATGAAGGCTAAAATCATAAAAGCAAAAGATGTCAGTGAACTTTTTGGGTTGAGGGAGCATGAGAAAATACATGTCGGGGAAGTGGATGCGGAGATCCGGGTGGCCACCGGCAGTGTGGGGAATCCCGTATCGACCAATCATACCCTTGGGGATGATTCAGACAGCCGCTCGGATATTGTTTTGGACCGGGCCAATTTAAAATGGTCCTACAAACCCAGGGAAGAGGTGTGGGGAGGAAAATTCCCCCAGGCGTCCGCCACCTTCGGTATAATGGAAAACCCCTGGTTCACTGCTTCTTCATTGGTCTGGGACAGTGACCTCGCCTTCGAAGGTGTTGCCTTGAATTTTAGAACCGATACCGTAAAAATTAATCCCTTTAAGGCATTTCTAACCATGGGATATTTTCCCATTCAGGAATCTGAATGGAGCCAGGATGATAAATACCTGTTAGGTGCCCAGGCCGGTATTTCCCACAAGCCTTTTTATGGATGGCAATATAAACTGGCTGCAGCGTATTACGATTATTACAATGTGGAAGGGAGCCCTTTCACAGGCGATCGTTTCGAATCTGATTTAAGGGAAATGCAGCATATGACACCCAAATTCAGGCAAAAGGGAAACTCTGATTTTCAGATGGACAATACAAATGAATCAGAGAAATATGACGGTTTGGGTCTGCTTGCTGATTTTGAGCTGCTGAATTTAACCGGACAGCTTACCAACACCTTCTTTTGGCCGGTCCATGTGACAGTATACTGGGATTGGGTAAAAAATTTAGGATACGATTCAGCTAAAATGGCCGAAAAGTCGTCGCTTGTCAGCACAACAGCAGTGTCTGCTGCAGATATAGAAGAGGCATCGGGGGATACAGGTTACCAGCTGGGGCTTAGGGTCGGATACCCAAAGGTCAGGGACCGGGGACAATGGAGTCTCTCTCTGGCCTACCGCTATGTTGAAAGCGATGCGGTGCTGGATGCATTCACGGATTCAGACTTTCACATGGGCGGTACAAACAACAAAGGGTTCATTTTTGAGGGGGAACTGGGGCTTTTCAAAAACGTGTGGCTAAAAGCCCGGTGGATGAGTGCCAATGAAATTACCGATATGCAGGAAGACGAACTTCTTCACCTGGCCCCCCAGGACGAAGACCTTGCAGTGGATACCTTTCAGCTGGATTTGAATGCGGCCTTCTAA
- a CDS encoding energy transducer TonB, producing MADSENSGGKKGFKNKTLIIGVSCLVMLCLLFSAFFVLKRLLKDDGKRRKRQIQRVTLVKPQPPPKIKEKPPEPEIEKKEEIVEPEPEEAPPEDDHTSDEPPPGEDLGLDADGSGGGDGFGLKAKKGGRSLIGGGGGGKKSLMRRYAWYTRILQDEIREKVNKYLEDVERLPGGKHRIMLKLKLDDGGGMLTWAIYKSSGDTLVDEAVRKAMAGFRVSEAPPGDMPRTLKIKVTFKS from the coding sequence ATGGCTGATTCTGAGAATTCCGGCGGGAAAAAAGGGTTTAAAAACAAAACCCTGATTATCGGTGTTTCCTGCCTGGTGATGCTGTGCCTTCTTTTTTCGGCATTTTTTGTGTTGAAACGTCTGCTCAAAGATGACGGGAAGCGCAGAAAGCGGCAGATCCAGCGGGTCACCCTGGTCAAACCGCAGCCTCCGCCCAAGATCAAAGAGAAACCGCCCGAACCGGAGATTGAGAAAAAAGAGGAAATTGTGGAGCCTGAGCCCGAGGAGGCTCCGCCTGAAGATGATCATACCAGTGACGAGCCCCCGCCGGGAGAAGACCTGGGCCTTGATGCCGACGGCTCCGGTGGCGGAGATGGGTTTGGTTTGAAGGCCAAGAAAGGGGGGCGCTCACTCATCGGCGGCGGAGGCGGGGGAAAAAAATCACTTATGCGCAGATATGCCTGGTATACCCGGATTCTCCAGGATGAGATCCGGGAGAAGGTGAACAAGTATCTGGAGGATGTGGAGCGGCTGCCCGGGGGTAAGCACAGGATCATGCTGAAGCTGAAACTGGATGACGGCGGGGGGATGCTAACCTGGGCCATTTACAAATCATCCGGAGATACGCTGGTTGATGAAGCAGTAAGAAAAGCCATGGCTGGATTCCGGGTGAGTGAGGCACCGCCCGGGGATATGCCGAGAACATTAAAAATTAAAGTGACATTTAAAAGCTGA
- a CDS encoding biopolymer transporter ExbD, with protein MRRELYQNENFDDINLSPLLDLAWTLLVVFIIAVTASVQGIKVNLPKASNVPSLVKPKTKAITIDDRGQLYLDAYPVTMAELEQNLRAHKAVDPNFPVVIKGDAKIYYQNVMDVLDLMQKLEISQLGLVTQKLVK; from the coding sequence GTGAGACGGGAATTATACCAGAACGAAAATTTTGACGACATCAACCTGAGCCCGCTGCTGGATCTGGCATGGACCCTTCTGGTGGTGTTCATCATCGCGGTGACGGCATCGGTCCAGGGAATCAAGGTCAATCTTCCCAAGGCCAGCAATGTGCCCAGCCTGGTCAAACCCAAAACAAAGGCCATCACCATTGACGACAGAGGTCAGCTTTATTTGGATGCCTATCCTGTGACCATGGCGGAACTGGAGCAGAACCTGCGGGCACATAAGGCCGTAGATCCTAATTTTCCGGTGGTAATCAAGGGCGATGCCAAAATTTACTACCAGAATGTGATGGATGTGCTGGATCTGATGCAGAAGCTTGAAATCTCCCAGCTGGGCCTTGTGACCCAGAAACTGGTGAAATAG